The Panthera uncia isolate 11264 chromosome B3 unlocalized genomic scaffold, Puncia_PCG_1.0 HiC_scaffold_1, whole genome shotgun sequence genome segment TGTGAGTGAAAGCTTTTGGGAGGCATCTGCTTTTGAATGTGATTTCATGTCTTATTCATAGGCAAATTTTCTGTTGGCAACGTTGCTTCTTGGACTCATAGTTCAACATTTCCCAGTGTTCCAGAAGAACGCCCTGGCTACCACCAGGGCTGAACTAGTCTAGGATGCTCTGCAGAAGCACATCAGGTCACTCAGCCATTCCAGACTCAACTGTTTCTGAAAAGGTGAGCGTGCTATTGCTGCCAATCACGAATCTTGTAACTGAGCCCAGGGCCATCAGCAAAAAGTTCAGGAGTCAGGAAATCCTGGTTCAATCCACTTAGTTAGAGGGAACAACAACGTTCTTGCGAAACTTCTGGTTCCCTTTGTGAAATGAAGAAGTACTGAGTCACCTTTCTGAGGTATTCCTGCAATGAGCTTCCTATATTTCCCAagattttttacttcatttttccttGATTAAGAAAGTAGTACAATGAATAGCCCAGTAAATGTCACAGAAGGTAGAAAGCCACTGGTGTTGACAGCGAGGACTGCGTCAGGGTCAGGAAACTGGAAGCCGGACATGCCTTTCTGTTTGCTGAAATCTCCATTCACAGATGCAGGAAAGATTGCTGAGACCCTGTCCTGGGAAAGGAGTGGACCAGCCACACAGTGTTGATTTTCCTCCCAAATGGTCTCCTTCAACAACAACTTTGAGTTCTGATTGGAACCTTTTGTTCTAGCTGCTTAGTGAACAAGACCTCTGTGATCTTGATAAGGGGAGGCACCTTTCCCATTTTTTCTGGCTTCTTAGCCTGGCATTTTGGCTTGGTTTCCAGCCTTATTGTTTCAGTCTGTTCGAATAACCAGCTCTCTGGTGAGGGTTCTACGACCCATCCTCCAGCAGGCAGCACCGGGACTGGGGCTAGGGTCAGGCTGAACCCATTCCCCACAGGTCCTCTCCATGCTCACTTGTTGCCTCAGAGACCCATTGGGCACCCAGGGGTGGAGGCCGGGCAAGGATGTTTCACAGCTCAGAGGAATAGTCATGGAACTATTGGAGTCCTGATGgtgacataaaaaagaattaagttccCTGATCTTGGAACTCCGCGTGCCTGAGCAGCCTTTGTGACTCTCTGCTCAGAGGACCCCTCAACATCCCATCAAGGGCAGGGAGGCCACCACAGAATCACTTGCAGTGGGAGGGGGGCAGTAGAACATAGTGGATAATGGTGGCCTCCTGGCCTTACCACTTGTCAACCATGAGGTTTTGAGAACATCATtcaacctttctgtgccttggtGTTCTCATCTTTAAATTGGGGGGTTTGGTAGTTCCTATCCATAGAGTTAAAAGGAGAAATCCAAATGCCATGGTAAGCTCTCAATAATACAACCATGAATATTAATTGTAAGGTGGGGAGAATAGGAAGTCTTTTTATCTGCTCTGCTCCAGAGAACAATCTCAATCGGTTCCTGTTAATCTGGCCCCAACCCCCATCCTCACCCCTGCTTGGGCTGTAGAAGGCCTTGTCCCAGCTGGGATGGCCTAGGCATTAGCACTCAGACCTTCTTCAACCTCAGTCCTTGGATGTCTGTGGCTTCTGTTCTAGAGTGACTGTTTATCCAAATTGAACACACACTGCTCAGGTAGGACATGAATGGGGAAGTGGAAAATTGCCTAGGAATCTGTGTACTGTGCAGGAGGAAAGAGCACTGACATTACATGGAAAAGGTGGATTGATATAGATGAATGTTAATGTTTACAGTCGACTTGGGGAGatccagagaaacagaggatttcagggaaggaaagggaacgGTAACTCCAATAAGGGTCATCAGGAAAAGCTTTGGAAAGCAGCATTTACTTTTCTCTAATTTGCCAGGATCATCCCTCCCAGCATCTGAACAACCAGGTTTCAACAAAGTATCTTTCACTTGAGCCTCTAGGCCTTTGGCAAAGGGTTTAGAAAAGCTGCTCAGAAGACAGCTTAGTGCCACAGGAGAGCAGGGTTGGCGGGAAAGGTGCAGTTCCAGGCTTTTGGATTCCTGGGTTCTAGCCCGACTCTGCAACCCAGGCccttccttgtctgtgaaatCAGGGTGGTTAGGAAGTTGGCCAGAAGCTCCCCGACCTCTCTTCTGGCTTGCTATGTCCAGGATCCTTTGCgctccaggccctgcccccaccccaaccatAAATCTGGGCACCTGGGGAAGAAGCCCCAACAGGATTCAGCTGACTCATGTATGTTACCGTAACAGGATACATTTCATATTGCTCTCTGGACCTGGAAAAAACGAAGAGTGCCAAGGGCGGACCTGTACGTGAACGCTTCCTGTTTCTCCCAAGGCTCACAGGCTTTCCGCATCCCGGGAGCAGGGCAGGCCAGCATCTCCCGAAATGCCCGAACCTCCAGGCCTCACTGGTTCTTTAGAGCGCTGGGCGTGGTTTCCGTGCGCCTCAAACAGGCTGACGCAAGAGCCGGGAGGTGTCATCCCCCCCTCGCTGCTCCTCCGTGGAGCTGTTGTGGGAAAGAAGGGgttagctcacagcctggaagcTCCTTAAGGGTCCTGTGCGCCCCAGCGTGCGCCGGACGCGGCTGGCGCGGAGGAAGTCTCGGTGGGATCCCAGATGGTCACATTGATCCCCAGTGCATCCAGAGGCTCCACATCTGGAGGAATGTGCTCGTCACATCCGTCTGTCGTGTTCCTGCGGGCCCTCCTCCCAGGATGTATTCATGCTTCCAGACTCTAAGCCCTACCAATTCCTTTAAATGCACCGATCTTGGATCTCCCAGGCTCTGGGCATCCCCAGTGGAGGGTGGCATTCGTGGAGGTCATTTTGACAGGATACTGTGAGGGTGAGGACTGGATACGAGGAGAGGGTCTGAAATATCTGTTGTGCACATCACTGGTGTAATCGTCACCCGCACAGCAGGTAATGCCTCACTGCAGAGTTGAATAGACTTTTGAGAAAGGCGAGGGGGAGGGTGTGCGGGGTGGGGGCACAGTGCAAGGCCTGGGGTCGCAGCAGTGGTCACGACCCTAGAGGCCTACGGGGGAGAGAGGGCGGCGATGGCCGAGTGCTGCAAGAGCCCGCAGCagcgagtgggggtgggtgggggcagggaaccGCCCGGCAGTGCTCTCCCTCCCGCAGCCGCCCTGGACTGCCCAGCTTCTGTGCTGCTGTCCCCGCGGGGCAGAGAAGGGGGCGGGAGAGAGGAGCCGGAGGGACAACCGTCATGCATTGCTAACTCAGGTctaggtggttttgttttgtctttgcagTTTAGAGATAACCGTATAAAATTAGCTGCATCCAGAGGTCTCAAGAGTCAAGGGAGTCCCCCTGAAACGCCAGGCCTCTCTCTGGCTTTGTGTTCTGGGGCCATTCGTGGAGCCATACTTCCTCCCCTGAGGTCTCTAGCACCCGCCCCAGGTGCGCGCTCTTGTGCTCCGTGGCCACTGTCACCAGCATGCTCAGGTCTCCTGTCCAGAAAAGCCCCTGAATCACCGTTTCCACCCCGAGACCACTTAGAAATTACAGCTGCTTACTTATTGTCCCTTCTCTGGGCCACCGTTGTGCGGAATCCCAGCTGAAGGAAAGCACCAGTGACTGCAagttacttaagaataaaaatccACTTCTTATCCCAACAACATAAAACATTAAGAGGAATTATGTTTTTTACAAAATCCAACAAACCGCCCACGATTGTACCTACCAAGCAAAAGCAGTACCTTTGTAAGCAGAGCAATGATGAAACAGACTGGGGCCACTTGATCTCAGGTCCTGGGCAGACCTTTAGGTGCCAGTCTTGTTTTCTAATAGTCTGAAAAAGAGTTGATAAAAAGTAACGTTTATTGGATACTTCCTAGGTCCTGTAAACCTGGACAAGTTTCTTAACCCTTCTGTGCCCCCAACTttttatctgtagaatgggaataatCTCAATGCCTCTTAGGGTtttgtgagtattaaatgagtCCATCTCTGGAAAGTACTTGAATGGTATCTGGTGCACAGAAAAGTGGTATTTACATGTTACCTCAATATCAGCTACGATCACGTGGCAGCCCAAAGAGGGTTCACTGTCTCTGTTTTTGAGACTATGGCTTCAGGGCTTCCTCAACACCCAGGGCCAGCCAGCCATTAAGTGGAGCCATGGGTCTCCTGATCTTCGTTCCCTGGGGAGAGGTGTCTCCAGAACTCTCTCTCTAGGCCCTGCCTCCTCTAGCCTGAGTGCCAGGCACCTGGACCTGCCTCTGTGGCACTTGGTGGTAGAAAGAGGCCCTGAGTTAGGATTCAGAAGATACTCAGTGTGGCAGCTGAGTGACCTTAATCTTTGGGCCTCAGGGTTCCTATCTGTAAATTAGAGATAATAATTGCCCTTCCCACAAACCCACATGCAGGGTGGTTTTAAAGACCAAATGCAAAATAACTAAAAGTTCTTCCTAGAGGTGACATCATGAGTCTCTGCTGTGCCTCCAACCCCaaattgcactttttttttattattttaaaaaaaagttttaacgttcatttatttttgagagagagtgtgagcaggggaggggtagagagaaagggagacacagaatccgaagcaggctccaggctccaagctgtcaatacagagcccgatgcgaggctcaaacccatgaaccgcaagaccatgacctgagctgaagttggatgcttaaccgactgagccacccaggcgcccccccaaattGCACTTTTTAAAGCTCAGCTGGGGGGTGAAATGGATTGAAAATAAACCAACCTCGATAGTTGTGCAGGGGTCTCAGGGGAGCTCCTTAGCCATATAGAGTCCCTGTCTGCCCCCACTGCCAGGCTGCTACAGGGAGGAAACCATTAGCCCGAGTGAATTCTTGAAACACTGGAGGCAGTTGTTCCATCCCAGGTGGTTCCCATGTTCCAGGAGGAAGTAAGGATCTTGCCCCCAAAGAGCCCAGGATGGAGTCTGGGAGGAGGGTCTTCTGGAAAAGGCGGCCCAGGCCTTGGATGTGAAGCAAACCTAAGCAAACCCTTTGCAAACCTAAAGCTCTTAGCTGCAGCTGTGGGTAAGGGAAAGAGCCTGGGAAGGTAAGGGGCCCTGTCGGCAGAGCATCCTGCaatgggggaaataaaaatagagatagggttctccctgtccccaccccagttGAAGAAGCCTAGCACTGGCCTGGCACTTAATAGATGCACAATGAATTTGTTCCTtttatgcacatgtgcacacacacacacacacacacaactccatTTGGCCTCAAAGTAcctgctatgtgctgggcactgtgcaaGTTCAGGGGACCAGGTACAAGAGCTGGCCTTGACCTCTGGTGGTTGAGATAAACTTCAGCCCGGGAGAGAACTGGAGCCCTAAGAGGAGCCCTGGGGAGGTGCTCCAGAGCTGGGAGTGCTAGTAGAAGGGCCCCCAGGCTGAGGGGACAGCAGGCACAGTAGGAGGGGGCAGGAGCTCTGGGGTGACTGGGTTAGGCAGAAGGAAGATTCTTGGATGGTATTTTCTTGTTACATACCTATTTGATCTATTCTTTGGTACTTTCTGGAGAGGCAGGACCTTGGCTGCCCACCTTTGCAGGCCTCTGCATAACCGGTACGCAGTAATCCCAGCATGGAACCCCCGTCGTGGAAGGGGATGGCAGTGTAGCTCTTACCCCAGATAATAGCACAGGTGGACTGGAAGAATGTACAGAAGAGTCCTGTCCTCTGGGTTCCAGGAGAATCCTAACCAGTCACAGTCCTCATGGGACTGAATGTTTTTCCCGAGGTAGCTCCCAGGACTAACTCCAGGTGCAAGGCCTGGGTGCCACCCATCACttcttccctcctgcccaccccactATTAGGAGAAGGTAGCCAGTTCTGTCCACATCTGGCTACCTGTAGGATGGTCCTGGGGTGTCAGATCCAGAGTAGGAAAGGAGAGGGTGAAAAAGAATCCTCTTCAGTGGTCTGCCCCCTTGGGTGGGTGTCTCGAGCTAGGCCATCCTTCACACCACCCAGAGAAATCAACTCCTCAATTACAATGATGGAACTTGTTTCCTCCAGCCACATATTTGCATGAAAAGCTGGGGACTGGATATGGGGGGAGGGAAAGCGATAACTCTGAGAGTTGACACCAGGGCTCAACTCTGGTGCCAATTTGAGTTGTGCCTCAGAGCAGGTTTAGAACAAGGAACatgaaggggtgcctgtgtggttcagtcagttaagtgtctgacttcagctcaggtcataacctcatggtttgtgagttcaagccccatattcggggtctatgctgacagcacggagtatgcttcggatcctctgttcccctgtctctctgctcctcccccactcatgctttcactctctctctcaaacataaattaaaaaacatttttaaaaaatgaggaacatGTATTGaagagcacctactatgtgccaggccctttgCATGTATTCTGCATGAGGTAGATGTGTGAGGTAGGTGTTCTAgacacattttatagatgaggcaaaCTGAGATAGAGCGAGTTTGagttgcccagagtcacacagtgaCCTGAGAGGAGTAGAATCTGGTTCTGCTGGCAGGACTGTCTTTTCTGACTGAGAGTCCCTCAGCAAGCTCCTGGGACAGTGTAGATTCTGGGCGGATGGCTGCAGCTCAACTTGATGCTGCAGCCTGAGGAACCATGTGGAAGGCCGGCTTGGTGAGCATAGCAGCCGTGTCACAGATGGGTCAGGGCTTTGGGTGTCCTGCCGGCCAGTGAGGAACCGTGCGAGGCGTTTGCACAGGCTACCCTATTCCTGAAGCCAGTGGGGGTCTCCAAGTCTTCTGGCGTGGGTGAAGGCTGCTTCCCAGTTGATGCACTTGGAAAAGCCCCTGCCTCTACCATGGGCCACGGAGAGCTGTGTAATTTCCTCTGTGGGTCAGTCCTCCACCAAGGGCTGTGACAGGGTGGTGAGTCAGACCGCAGCCTGTCACTGATAAGCCACCAGCTGCCTAGCTTCTAGCCTGCTTGGTGGACATCGGGATGGCTGCTCACTGCCTTCTCCCATCTCTGCTCTGCCCTGCGTAGGAGAAGTGGGGCTGCTCAGGGGAGGGTCAGGCAGACATCCGCTGTGGGTCATGTAAATTTCCAGGGTCAGGAATTGAGGTGCCACCCGTAAGCTGTTTGAACCTGGCCTGATCACACCATTCATTTCCCAAGCAAGAAcattctctgccttcccctcaaGTTCGGGAGACCCACAGGGGAATCTGCTCTTCTCAGAAAAAATCACTTAGCttaggtgattaaaaaaaaaaaaaatcagtggttatTTCAACTGCCTTCAAGGAATTCACCATGTACGGACGGGCTTTGAAACTCAACAGCTGGCTTTTAGAAAACAAGAAGGATTATCTTTGGATCCCTTGCTGTGAGCTGACAGTGGCTCATCCAGAATCCCTCAGGGTAGGGAGGCTGTCACAGGCTGGAGTGCCAGTCATACTTCTGGGCAATTTAAAGCCACGTGCTCTGTGTCACCAAGACTGTGACTCAACTGTGTGCTTGCCAAAACTCATTCACAGAGGGGTTGAAACTGCTCTGTAGGCACTTTTCAGAGTGAGGGCTCTTCATGTCCTGGAGGGAAACCGGGGATGCACAGATGAGCCTTCCCAGCAGTCCAGGTGAGGGCCCCTTCGAGCCAGGCCCCGTAGGTGTTCGCTTCTGTTACCTCAGCTCCTAGGCTTTCCATAAGTGTCTGTTAGATGACTGAAtgaacaacagaagaaacaaagtgAAACTGGCACAAAAACCTAAAGCCCATACTCTCCTATGTGTGTCTTACTGCTTAGCAAAAAGGAGTGATGCTCGTGTGGTCCCCACAAGGGAGCCTGAACCTCCACAGACAGACCAGATGCCTGGCTGGCTGCCAAGAGATCCATGCACCCCGAGGGCTCaccctttctctgcattcctcCAAGAAGGTAGGAGTTGGCCCCGAACACCTTGAGGGAATAAGGCCACTCATATCTGGGctatttctggaattttaaattttttttaatgtttatttatttttgaagaagagagagagagagaggcagagtgtgagcaagggaggggcagagagagagggagacacagaatccgaagcaggctccaggctctgagctgtcagcacagagcccagcgcggggctcaaactaacagaccacgagatcatgacctgagctgaagtcggatgctcaaccaactgagccacccaggtgcccctatttctggAATTATAAAGAGTTTGTGTTGACTGAGAtcctcaaaagaaatttcttaaattattattattttgctccttaaagacaaaaacaaaaacaaaaacaaaggcctGATGACAGGTGCTAAGAGTCCAGGCTAGATCAGCATGGCCAGGCTGGGAGGAGTGAGCAGCCATCAGTGGGCCTGGTCAGGCAGCTCTGCCAGAGTGGGCAGGCAGGTCCTCACACTGCAGTCTCCATCAACCCATGCATCTCCTCACATCTTGAAATCTCCATCTTCAGTTACACCTGTGGGCTGGACAGCCACATTTAGACCAGCTCCTGCCATCACTACTCCTCACTGCAGAGCACGACCCAGGcatcttggatttttttctttccttttctatcctttttctatctcttcctttttctttctttgccttctcctTACTTAATCTAATTGTCAGCGTGGCTGGTAGAGACCAGAGGCCAGAGAGGGTGTGACACTAGACAGAGACATCCAGGGGCAGCAAGAGCCCAGTAGTGAGGATGGGGTGACTAGGGGGTTCCTTGGCCCACCATGTGACAAGCAGATCCGGCTTATCATCCTGGAGACTTGGCTCTGAGGTTCTGCCCGGGAAATAGCTATGGGGCAGGAGAgaacaggggcaggggagagacacCAAGATTTGGGTCTCTAAGAGAAGAAGACAACAAGAAACACATCAACAGTTTTATCGGGCTGATCACATAAACCGCCAAAACACCAGAGCTGAGTGGATCAGAAATACATCAAGCATTGGTGGCTGGAGAATTCGAGTTTGTTCTGTGCTTAGAACTGTGACGTCCACATGGGAGGATTTTTCACTGGCTGGGGCCTTCCACAGAAGCGCATTTTTACCATTCTCTGCACCATAAACAAATGCAAACCCTCATGGCAAGCGGTTTTCAAAGACTGTTGTCTCTAAAAGGAAATCGGGACTGCATTTTCCCACAAGAACTTCAAGGAATTATGATTACTCAGAACTCCCTCTTGACATTCTTGTGAACATTTGAGAAATTCCCAGTGCCTCCTGTCGCCCTGAGTGCGGGAAGCCAGGGATGTGCCGACTCACACACAGCCCAGAGAATGCTTTCAGGCTCATAGCAACTGCATAAACCATTGCATAACTGCAATCgcgcctttttttttaaaactttgataatgaaaggaaatgcaaataaagaagTAATGACTTCTGGGAAAATGATGCCTAGAAGATGACTTcttcctctctatccctcccatCTCCTCAAAAGTGCTCCTCTCTAGATCTCTTTTTCAGGAGCTGATTTCCCACAGCAATTTTCCAGGATTGTAAAGGGACATGGGACAGTCCACGTAATTAATTCTGTGAGCTCCCCTACTTTGGGGCTCAAACATTCCCTCAGGCCCAGAGATGGATGCAGGGACTCTCCAGGCTAGAAGAGCTTCTGGCCACCAGCCAACTTCCAATGCAAAGTACAACTCCAATCATGAAACAGACATGGAGAGCCTCACCAAATACTAAAGACTACTGGAAAAGAGTTAAGGGCCTGCGTGAGCCTGCCCCCATCACTCAGTAGAGAGAGACAGCTCACCTTTGTTACCTACAACCATAGACAATAGGTGTATAGGGACTGGATATGTAACCAGATATGTAACTGGATCTGGTAACCAGAGGGCTACCAGAAAGCCCAAAGAAAGTAACTAGTCACATGCATGCTACAGCACGCAAGGGGAAATAGCCACTGGACAGAAGAGAGTTCTGGAAAATAAAGTTTCCTAGAATTTTCTGCCTGGAGAATGCTGTAGGCAGGTAGACAcatgtctcatttcttttttttttttaagtttatttatcttgagggggtggggagagagtgagagcgagcgtgcatgagcaggggaggggcagagggagagagggagagagagaatcccaatgttcagcatgcagggcctgaactcaccactgtgagatcatgacctgagccaagatcaagagtcagacaatcaactgagccacccaggtgcccaaaatgtCTAGTTTCTAACGAatgatttgtttttctaagaaagaagaaggaaggaaggaaggaaggaaggaaggagagagagaagaaagaaagaaagaaagaaagaaagaaagaaagaaagaaaaagagaaggagagaagaaagaaatgggaaggaaggagggaaagagggaaggaggcggaggggggaggggaagaaaaggggtgggggaagaaaagagggaggaagaaaacacaaaaggaaagaagaggggtgcctgggtggcttagtcagttaagcatccaactttggctcaggtcatgatctcacagctcagctcgtgagttcgagccccacatcgggctctgtgctcagagcctggaggctgcttcagattctgtgtgtgtgtgtctctctctgcccctcccccactcacgctgtgtgtgtgtgtgtgtgtgtgtgtgtctcaaaaataaacattaaaaaaattttttttaaaagaaaaggaaaaaagataaaaattctagAGCTGTGCTGTTCCATATGGTAGCTTCTGCTCTCAAATGGCTTTTGGGTCCTTGAAGTACAGCTGATCTGAATTGAGATACGctgtaagaataaaatatatgctgGATCTCAGAACAAAGAAAGGCATGTAAAATAAATACCAATTAATAATTGTTATCAATTACACAGTGAAATGAtgttttggagattaaaaaaattttttaatgttcttatttatttttgagacagagagagatagagcatgagcaggggaggggcagagagagggggagacacagaatccgaagaagcctccaggctctgagctgtcagcacagagccagacgcggggcgaGTGTctctcacggagtgtgagatcatgacctgagctgaagtcggatgctcaaccaactgagccacccaggcatgcctggAGATTTtgaattaaacaatatatattaaaatgaatgtcatctatttttcactctttttaatgTGGCTCCT includes the following:
- the LOC125909570 gene encoding uncharacterized protein LOC125909570 — encoded protein: MLCRSTSGHSAIPDSTVSEKDTFHIALWTWKKRRVPRADLYVNASCFSQGSQAFRIPGAGQASISRNARTSRPHWFFRALGVVSVRLKQADARAGRCHPPLAAPPWSCCGKEGVSSQPGSSLRVLCAPACAGRGWRGGSLGGIPDGHIDPQCIQRLHIWRNVLVTSVCRVPAGPPPRMYSCFQTLSPTNSFKCTDLGSPRLWASPVEGGIRGGHFDRIL